One genomic window of Denticeps clupeoides chromosome 14, fDenClu1.1, whole genome shotgun sequence includes the following:
- the LOC114803173 gene encoding enoyl-[acyl-carrier-protein] reductase, mitochondrial, whose amino-acid sequence MCHTGTRSGTYPILPEFPAVGGNEGVGDVLEVGHEVTSLSAGDWVIPVDTGFGSTVIQNGANSGVGQVVIQIAAAMGLGTINVIRERVRKSGTTGKR is encoded by the exons ATGTGCCACACTGGGACCAGGTCAG GGACTTATCCAATtctcccagaattccctgcAGTGGGTGGCAATGAGGGGGTGGGAGACGTGTTGGAGGTGGGCCACGAGGTCACATCTCTCAGCGCTGGAGACTGGGTCATCCCTGTGGACACTGGCTTCG GTTCCACCGTGATTCAGAATGGGGCGAACAGCGGCGTGGGTCAAGTGGTGATACAGATCGCTGCGGCGATGGGCCTCGGCACGATTAACGTCATCAGGGAACGTGTACGGAAATCGGGCACCACCGGCAAGCGCTGA